Below is a genomic region from Desulfurobacteriaceae bacterium.
TGTCATCAATAATTTTGCCACTTAGAGGATAAAGGAAAAACTTTTTATGAGAAGCTAAGCCTTCTAGCTTTTCGATTTTAAATTCTTTTTGGTCTATAAAAATGTTTCTTCCACTTAAGATAAAATTTGGAGTTTCTACTTTTGCTTCTTGAACTTTAAGTTCTTTTACGTAGAAAGGTGCTTTTAGAGTGAAAGCCGGTAGATATTTTGTTTTTTTCCTTTCTTCTTCGTTTTTTATGTAGATTTTTTCAATGTATATTTTTTCAAACCGTAAGTTTAAATCTTTTAGACTCTCCCAAAGATCTAAAGAAAACTTTCCTTTTTCCACACGAATTTCTATTTTGGATTTTTCAAAGTAGAACTTATCAGTAGTTAATACCAAATTTCCATCTTCAAAAAAAATTTTTGTATTTCTATGGGAAATATTTATTGATTTTTTTTCTAAATATAGAAAGAAAAGTTCTTTGCCGAGAAGGAAGGAAAAATACAGGAAAATAATTATAGCCAAAAACTCTAAAAGTCTAACTATCCTCACTGTTTATCTCCAAAGATTCCCATTCTTTACAGCGAGGGCATATCCAGTCAAAGTTGTTGGTTTCAAAACCACACGATTCACATTTGAAAAGTTTTCTTTTTTCCTTTAATGTTGTCAAGAACTTCACAACTTCATCTACAACCTGTTTTCTCTTTCCACTTTCCCAAAGAATTCTAAGGTAAAGTTCTTTTATCTCAGGATCGGTGGAACACTTTTTGTTAAGTTTATCTAAAAGTGAAAGTAGTTCCTCTTGATTTCCTTCTTCTAAAAGTTTCTTCGCTAAAAGCTTTCCTATTTCACAAGAGGTATCAAGTTCTTTAGCCACCTTCCTTAATTTTTCCAAGCTCAAACCTTCAAATTCTTCCACTATTTTCAGAAACGGAAGTTGCTTTTTGGGTGCTAACTTTATTCCCTTTAAAGCATATCTAAAGCCTTTTTCTTTATCTCCTACAGAGTAGTAAAGTTTTGAAAGGACATAGTAAAAAAGAGGAACTGGAACTTTTAAGTCTATTTTCCTTAGTATTCTAAATGCTTTATCTGTTCTTCCATTTTCTATATAACTGTCTGCTAGATAAAGTTTTGTATGCACAAGTTCATCTTCAAAGTCTTTGCAAAGATCTACAGCCTTTTCTAAATACTCAACAGCTTCTTCAAGCTTTCCAGAAAATTTCTTTATTTCGGCAATTTCGTAGTAGAAAAAACTTTCGTAAGGAAAGAGAGAAATACCTTCTTTTAAAACTTTCTCAGCCCTATCTATAAAACCAGCAGATTTGTAAACGAGGGCAAGGTTAAGGTAAACAAGCCTCTTTTCGTTCTCGCTAAGGTCTTGATTTTTAAGCTTTTCCAAAGTTTTTAAACTTTTGTAATATTCTCCCTTCTCTTTCAAGAGGATCGCTAAAGTTAAATAAGCACTAAAAGGACTTTCAACATCAAGATTTTCAAAGGATATATACTTTATTAAATCTTTCCTGTCTATCAGAAGTTTTTTTAAAAAGCTTGCAATAGAAACGGTCTCCTTTCTAAATAAAAGCTTTACAATCTTGGCAAGCATTGTTTTCTATTCCCAATACTTTT
It encodes:
- a CDS encoding tetratricopeptide repeat protein, with translation MLAKIVKLLFRKETVSIASFLKKLLIDRKDLIKYISFENLDVESPFSAYLTLAILLKEKGEYYKSLKTLEKLKNQDLSENEKRLVYLNLALVYKSAGFIDRAEKVLKEGISLFPYESFFYYEIAEIKKFSGKLEEAVEYLEKAVDLCKDFEDELVHTKLYLADSYIENGRTDKAFRILRKIDLKVPVPLFYYVLSKLYYSVGDKEKGFRYALKGIKLAPKKQLPFLKIVEEFEGLSLEKLRKVAKELDTSCEIGKLLAKKLLEEGNQEELLSLLDKLNKKCSTDPEIKELYLRILWESGKRKQVVDEVVKFLTTLKEKRKLFKCESCGFETNNFDWICPRCKEWESLEINSEDS